Genomic segment of Apium graveolens cultivar Ventura chromosome 7, ASM990537v1, whole genome shotgun sequence:
GCACAATGACTCATGTATTTGATAATCAACGAAGCAATATCACAAGGGGTTTTAGTCATGAAAACCGAAATTAAAACAACATCTTGATAAGTGACACGGTCACGACCACTTTTACGAGGCAAAAGATTTGtatgaaataatttaaaaaaCAATAAAGCAAGTGGAGTAAGATCATGTACCATGGGCTTAAGAGAGGTACCGACAAAGTTTTCACCAAGAATCACTTTCAGTTGTTCTTCATACTGTAGTCCTGGGAATTCCATGAAAGCTGCATGCGTGGTATACGGACAGACACCGGAGCAAGCGACACCACAAACTCGAGACAACAGATTAGCATTAAAAACAATCGGAACACCTTGAACCTCAAAATAAACCATATCCTCCTTCATCATCGAGAAATTAGAATAAAATTCCTGGATCAAATAACGGTAAATAACATATGGTGGAGATAAGAGGGATTCACAACCGAGAGCGGAGAACAAATCAATAACACCCACTCGTTGAAGCAAAACAAGATCACAAATACGTTCCTTGAGAATAGGTTTGGACAAGATTTTAGACGAACTGGGCTGAGAGGATTTCTCGGGTGACATTTGAGTGGAAGTTTCAGAAATAGTCTTTTGACGTTTAAGAGAAGAAGATGATGGGTTAGGGGTTTTAGCGGGTTTAGATTTGGATCGAGTATTAGGGGTCGACATTATTGAAGAGGAAGAGAAATGTTTGGAaagaggaaaagaaaaagaagttgAGATTAAATAGAACAAGAGAAGAATATGAAGAGTTAGAAGTGAGATAGATGTAGAAAGGTGGAGTGTATCTCGAAAAACGAGGAGACGCACAGAGATTGAGAAGAAACAGATGGAGTAATCAAATCAAAGTGAAAGACTTGAAGGAAAATGCATGCAACTCGGTTCAGTTCCAAAGTTCAAGAGTCCCATCaaataaatacatataaattatatatttaagaCTGAAACACGCAAACTAGTTAAACCAAACACGGCAATTAATTCGCAAAAATCCATCAATAAATTCCATAGACAAATCAGCATTTAAATTAAGCAAATAATTAAACACTCAATTATGCAATTTCAGTCACAAAGATGAATTATGCAAATAATTGACATAAATAAACTAAATAGTATGCATGCACAGATGTAACTTAATGAGAAATAGTGCACATACCAAGCTCACGTCTCATAAGACAAAAACGGTCTTCACCTAAAGGTTTGGTGAAAATATCTGCTCTTTGCTTATCAGTTGAGATATAAATTAACTCAATATTACCTTTTGAAACATTATCTCAcagaaaatggtgacgaacatcaatatgcttagtacgagaatgcataacaggatttttagaaatattaatagcagaggtattatcacaataaatggGAATATTTGTATAGaaaataccaaaatcctgcaatatttgttgcatccacaaaatttgagcacagcaactaccagctgcaatgtattctcCTTCAGCAGTAGAAAGAGCTACAGATGTTTGCTTTTTACTGTGTCATGCAACCAAACAATCACCTAAATATTCACACGCACCACTTATACTTTTTCTATGAACCTGTGACCCTacatagtcagcatctgaaaaaccaaTTAAGTTAAAAGAAGTAGAACTAGGATAAAATATTCCAAGATCTCTAGTTCCCGTAAGATACTTGAAAATCCGTTTAACTGCATTCagatgagattctttaggttgcgattgaaaacgagcacatagacaaacactatacataatatcaggacgagaagcagttaaatataataacgagccaatcatacctcgatATTTAGTAATgtctacaggtgtaccttgttcatccttagTGAGCTTGACAGTTGTACTCATCGGAGTAGCTTTAGCAGAAATATTTTCTAATGCAAATCTCTTAAGCAAATCATTCACATACTTACTTTGATGTATGAAAATACCTGCAGCAGATTGGTTAATTTGCAAGCCTAGAAAATATTACAATTCACCCATTAAACTCATATCAAATTCTTTATGCATGCAGTtagaaaaccacttacacaaagattcATCAGTTGATCCAAACtcaatatcatctacataaacttGTACTAATTGGAAAATGATTgcgtttatgaaaaataaagagagttggatcgagtgtaccacgaGTGAAACCATTCTTTAGCAAAAACTGACTGAGACACTCATACCAACATcgaggggactgtctcaatccatagacagaCTTTTTGAGCTTGTAGACATAGTGTGGatatttttcatgaatgaaacctggaggctgcttcaAATAAACTTCTTCCTTAAGATGACCATTTAAAAATGtgcttttaacatccatttggtAAAGCTTGAATCCTTTGTGAGCTGCAAATGCCATTAGAATCCGAATAGCTTTGAGACGAGCTACAGGGGCATATGTCTCGTCGAAATCAATTCCTTCATGTTGGTTGTATCCCCGAGCCACCAAACGAGCTTTATTTCGAATAATGTTACCATCTTCATCcttcttgttcttgaaaacccaacgagtaccGATGACTTTTGCATTAGAAGGAGGAGAGACAAGTTCCCAGACTTGACAGCGTTCGAactggttcaattcttcttgcatggCAACTGAGCAACATTCATTTGCAACAGCTTCTACAGCATTTTTCGGTTCAAATTCAGCAACAAAGGCACAGAATGCATATAAGTTATGAAGTCTGCTTCGCGTAGAGATTCCTTGATCCAAATTTGTAAGAAGGTTATCTGGTGAATGATTCTTAACAGTTCTAGAAGACTTTGGCAATTGGATAGTACTCATTTCCTCTTCGTTAGAATTGTCTGCTTGATAAGGAATAGGTGTTGTCTATTTTGATTGAGACTGAGACTTggaatgagactgtctcatttcTTCCTGAGAAGAATTTCCTTGCTGAGAAGTGAAAGAGTCATTTGACCATTGATCAGGAGTCCGAGGAGAGTCTTGAAAATTTCCCGAAGAGGTAGATGAATCAGGAGTTCTTGGACAATCTGACTTTTTCTGAGAAGCTTGACCCTTTTGAgattgagactgtctcatttgagAAAGAGACGGCTGATCAACAACATCTTCTTCAATTTGAGATATCTTCAAGGCAGATTCATTGAATGCAATATTGATAGATTCTTCAACTTTGTGCTTGACAGAATTATAAACTCTATAAGCCTTGCTTGTAGTAGAATATCCTAAGAAAATTCCTTCTGAAGACTTAGCATCAAATTTTCCTCGAGTGTTCTGTGTATCTAAGATAAAACATTTtgaaccaaatactcgaaaataactgatgttaggtgttttattcttaagtaattcataaggagttttaagcaaaataggacgaataagcACTCTATTTAACACATAATAAGAAGTGTTTACCGCTTCTGCCCAGAATTTACGTGGCAGATTACTTTCATGAAGAAGAGTACGAGCAGTTTCCTGTAGAGTTCTGTTCTTGCGTTCAACAACTCCGTTTTGTTGAGGTGTACGTGGGGCAGAGAATTCATGAGTAATGCCTCTAGATTTGCAGAAAGTTACGAAATCTTTCTCGAATTCTcctccatgatcactacgaatagtcttgagcttTAAAGAgtacttagtctcaaggttagtaataagatcttTGAATTCACTAAAAGCTTCATCTTTAGTACGCAAGAATAACACCCAAGTAAAACGAGAGTAATCATCTACTATAACAAAGgcataattcttacctcccaaacttacatatctttctggaccaaaaagatctagatgTAACAACTGCAAAGGAacagaagttgatactttattcttaacagtaaaggaagttttcacctgttttccaagCTGGCAAGCTGAACATGGTTCTGttttcttgtacttcagctttggtAAACCTCGTACTAACTCATGTGAAGATATCTTTCGAAGTAGATCCATATGAACATGACCAAGATGCCTATGCCACAGATTCTGTTGTTCTTGAACAGTAGCTAGGAAGATTTCTTCTTGCTGCtcatcaaaatctaacacaaAGATGTTTCCCTTTCTTTTGGCtactaaagcaaactcgttagCTTTATTACCAATATAACAAACATCTTTATCAAACTTAACACTATGACCAGCATCAGTTAACTGACTTACACTAATAAGATTATACTTTAGACCATCAACTAAATGAATATCATTAATAGAAAACTTGTCGTTACCTATGGTACCTTTACCTACAATACGTACGGTATTggaatctccaagagtaactaagcctCCCTCTTTAGCGATTAATGAGAGAAACTTTGATTTATCTCCAGTCATGTGACAAGAGCAACCGCTATCAATAATCCACTTGTTTCGAGGAACATGGACTTTAAAGCATACCTGCAAAAGATCctttatctcttaggtacccacGTGACTTTGGGTCCTTGAATGTTAGTATCATAAATCTTATACAAATGCCTGTCAGATTTCTTAATCCATATTTGAACAATATTAACAGATTTATGCACAGATTTAGATCTAGTTGCTGAGTTAGGATCGTGGCCCTTAATACCACATAACCGAGATGCAGAATTAGTGTGACCAGATTTGCCACAGTCTTGACATTTTTCATAAGGCATCTTGTATTTCATAGGAGTTCTTTTGTAGCCACTTTGAAAGACTTTCTTCTTGGCTGATCCATACCCCaaaccatctttgtcaagagaagATTTATGTTGGGCAAGTAAAGCATTCAAGGTTCCTTCTTCATGGAAACATTTGGCTAGATCAGTTTCCAGCTGGGCAACCTTTTGCTCGAGTTCAGGAACTATAAAATCAGAAGATGCATTTGATTCGGCAGAAATAGTTTCCTTCTTTAATGCATCAAGACATGCATCTTTCATCTCGATCTCATTCTTGAGGTAGTTGACTTCTTCTTTCAGCTTAGAGACCTTCTCAAATAATAGCTTGTTTTAATCTACTAAGGATTCATCTTTGATGGAATCATCAACCTCATTGAGAACCTCACTCAATGCTTGTTTAAGATAAGCATTCTTTTCTCTTAACTTTCTATTTTGAGCTTGCAAGGTTAGTACATCCTgagatatatatgaatttttattaatttgaacAGTATGTACCTCATCATTGTCACTAGAGTCGGATTCAAGTCCAGCAAAGCATAGTTGAGCTAATTCATCATCtgagtcaatttccacttcagaATCATCATCACTCCATGTGAGTAAAGCTTTCTTTTTGGCTTTGAGCTTGTAGCAGTCTTTCTTGAAGTgacctttctttccacactcaaagCATGTATCCTTGTTTTGATAATTTTTGTTTTCCTTGCTTGAACTAGGTCTGAATTCTTTCTTTGGAAATGAAGACTTCATGGGTCGTTTAGATGCATTCTTTTTGGCCAAAAATTTGTGGAACTTCTTAGTGAGAAGTGCAATCTCCTCATCAGAATCTTCAGAAGAACCACCTGCATCTGCATTAAGAGCTAGAGTCTTTTTCCTGGgggcttcatcttcttcatcatatctacgTAGCTGGTTCTCGAATTCCTAATTCACTGAATAGAGTGAGAGTTTCCATAGTTGATATGGATGGAGAATCCTGAAGGATGGTGACTTTTGAGGAGAACTTCTTAGGCATAGCTCTGAGGATTTTTCTGTTGATTTCAGCTTGAGGAATGATCTTGTCGAGTAGTGAGATAGAATTCATCAAGGTCAAAAACCTTCCTTGAGCATCTTTGACACTTTTATCTCGTTCCAACCTGAAAGCTTCATAATCACTTATTAGCATACTAAGTTTcacttcacgtaccttagacgttCCTTCGTGGCTGACTTGGATAGTATCCCATATTTGTTTAGCCGTAGTACATGCAGAAACTTTGCGTAGTTCTGTTGCAGCCATTCTACTTAGAAGGGCATTCATGGCTTTAGCATTGTAGTTCAAAGCATTGACTTCTTCAGGAGACAGATCCTTTAGAGACTTTGGCGCATCTCGCTGAAGAAATATCTTCATTCGAAATTTCCAGTCATTGTAATTTTCAGCTCCAATCAAGAGAGGAGGGATATTAATTGACACACGTTCTGattgagccatggatcgctagcaaaacAGTCACTAAAAGACAGATTAAATGCacatgctctgataccaattaaAATTCGTAGGCACAATCGAATTAATTAAAGTGCAACTGTTCACgaatgggacagtctcttttGTCTTGGAAAATGAGACAGACTATATCTAAATGAGACAGGCACTATTTATTCAGCAGAATGCAAATTACAGAAATGTAAACGTTCAATGCTGAAAATATGTTAATGCAAGACCACCAAAAacttttcacttggttcggcccctataactagtctatggcctacatccaagtccccatgccaactagcatagagaatgtattatatccacttaaataAAGTACTTGCAAACTTTCCTAGATTACAATCTTGGCCCTGAATGAAAGAAccctttccctagcacacagctacctagcacacagctacttggccttgatcttgtaatcaatattcccacaacccgggacaagtgatacaATACACCTTTCTTTCAAATACAAAGATAATAATGTGAAAGATTACAACTCGACTATAAACTCTTAATTAACTGGATAATCAATGAATGTAATTAAGAGGATGTTTTTCTCAGAAAGATATAAGATGGAAAGTGCAGAGAGTTGTGTGTTTCTGAAAAACATCAAGTCAAGTATATATAGAAAACACGTAACGGTTATATTGTATTTCAAAATCTTTTAAAGATAATATAAGATAAGATTAGGTTTGCAATATTTGAATGTGTAAAACAAATAATCCGTTAGTATGTTTCTTGAAAGAGATAAACCTGATAAAGATTGGATATTTGAAATAGATTAGGTTTATCCAAAATAGAGTTTGCTATGAAAAGATAAGTCAAAGGTTATCCAGTTAACTAAGTTAATATTTAAACAAAACTCTAATACTTATCTTACTAACTAACAATCTGATTTGCTGTAGACTTCTTCAATGCATCATCAGAAATCACGGATTAACAAATGCCAGAATGATAAACAATCCTAGGCACAACAGGGTCTTTAATTCTCCTCCAAGTATTCCTCTTCAAACTAAAAACCTCAACTTTAGCCCCCACATTCCCACTCAAAAATCCCTTAGGATACGCAACCCTAACAAACTTCAAATCAAACGTATCGACATAAACCCCCAACCCTAAGGCATAACTAAATTATCCCCGTTTCTTAAAACAAGACGAAAAAAGAGTCCTAAACTTGCCAACACTAGGATTCCAAAGATACAACTCTTGATAATCCTCAACAATATGAGACCCGGAAACCTTTCCGAAATCAATCTCATTTAAACAAAGAATCCCATTGAAAGAGCCGCACAAATTCAAACTATTAGTCTTGGTCTTAAAAGGGACCTTATATTTTTTCAAGATTTCACCAGTATGAGCTGAGATTAATGTACTATACTTACAAGATTGTAAGTCCATAGGAACTACAAGAACAGAATTATTATTACAGCAAGAGAGTGAGTGTTGAATATGAGCTGAAATAAAGGTAGGTTTAGTGAAATTAGAGTACCATTTCTTGCAAACAGAGGTTGACCTGATTAGGGTTTTGACTGGGAGCCTTGTGAAGATCTTGTATGTTGCTTCTTCAGGAAGATCATTAAACGTTGTCGTATGCTCAACATTGTCCGCCATTTTATTGGTTTAAGGTTTAGATATGATTATATATTTGCATGAGACTTGGTAGGGTTGCCGGAGACAAGGAGGCAAAGAAGATATGGTATTTTCAAGGGGAGAGCCTGAGATGTTAAGGGACTTGCTAGGGATTGTCCATGGACCGGTGGGCTGGGCTTTTAAAATTCAAGGCCCAAATTGTTGAGTACTCCTATTTTtgttttttgaaaaaaaataatacaTAGTAAATTATTAGAACTCAACTAGTTCGATAGCCCTGCGAATCTAACATcaattattataaaatttgtaTACATGCTTGTGAAATGAAATATATTTTCAGTTACGAGAAGTTACTTTATTtgtttatagtttttgttgtaagCATGAGCTTTTTCGGCATCTCTTCTATATATAGTAGGAGAACAAGGGTATAATTTCATGagattaaatatttatataaaagatgtgttTTCTGGGAATTGAACTCAAGTTATTTTATTCAACTATATAACCTtttaccactacaccatattgtcacatgtgttttttatcatacacataatatgtaagtgtgctaaataaatattttatttaactttatagatatttacttgaattccgcaaaaaaaaggATAGTTAGTTAAaaatttgtacagttaattttaagGAATTGAATTTCAGATATAAAATAAGGCATAgcacataaatggattattatcttatttattaatcattttttagtttgaaaatatatctcatatatttttaacatattttctattataaaaagtaattaaaatgtaaatatataatttttaaaaaaatattgaaaatagacacgcttatatataaataatctttATTGGTATTACAcatttagataagttcgaattataatgagtcaatgcattttagaacttggctcattgttcaaaaaatactcgaaatttgattACATGACCCAGCCGAAAAATATCGacacattctacgtttagtaaatttaaattttaagctcggcgagaatattttaccaataatgtgaaattttttaatatcttatgttaatataaattaatgtgtttgaggtttttataggatcaagtcaattgattatttattttaaaattactaacttcactggtaacgcattaatatttttgggatttgtcccaattttaagaatatttaaaatttgaaatgagatctcactatatttgttaaaactacgataatatattaaatcgatttattttacatttttcactttaaaaaactaactttttaaaaagaattcttttagatcagcaatattcattgatcaagataatattgtacaaatattttgaattattttaatattttgaattattcaaataaaagttatatctataatATATTGTAccatttgattcaatgcattttatattatttaaggaaaaaaacatatatggttcaataatttgaaagaattaacccgttcaactgatatttataaaactttatcgaactgaaaatttttaattttagaaaaatagtataaaatgttatcaaattattatacgaagaaatattagagtcgtaatgaaagaaacttaaaaatggtataaataacgatataaatacaaattttctttcgaattcttggaaaaattatgaatatcaataataaatcttaaaaatatataattcatttttatgttacaaccataaTTGATACCCGGTTGtataaaaaatagatatggattgtttgtcagtgataatgttaataccatatataaattatagcaatttatttattacataattttaatttttgaataattataaatgcatgttatttaagtaatcaattatctcactagatgttaataatgattatacatttacataaatcagatatttagcatataaataattgaaaccatcataatttactaagagatgtaacatacaataatttacatgctaacacacacacatacatataatttaatcttattttgttaatagtagtgtaaataaaaaactaatattttcCCATTCAgacatacgttgaatttcaaaaactaatatttttcattaaaatcaactttaatattaacaaaattgtaaattttacattattgtatattatgattgcaagtcattctgacttcagttatgcaatttttatctttttaa
This window contains:
- the LOC141674384 gene encoding F-box/kelch-repeat protein At3g23880-like, with protein sequence MADNVEHTTTFNDLPEEATYKIFTRLPVKTLIRSTSVCKKWYSNFTKPTFISAHIQHSLSCCNNNSVLVVPMDLQSCKYSTLISAHTGEILKKYKVPFKTKTNSLNLCGSFNGILCLNEIDFGKVSGSHIVEDYQELYLWNPSVGKFRTLFSSCFKKRG